The Fimbriimonadaceae bacterium genome window below encodes:
- the rpsO gene encoding 30S ribosomal protein S15, whose translation MPLDPQLKQQVIKEYGLKDGDTGSTEVQIAIMQKRIEQITDHLRTNKKDFHSRTGLLKLVGKRRRLEAYLRNRDVVKYRQLIQRLGIREVKPK comes from the coding sequence ATGCCTTTGGACCCCCAACTCAAGCAACAAGTCATCAAGGAATACGGCCTGAAAGACGGCGACACCGGTTCCACCGAGGTGCAGATCGCGATCATGCAAAAGCGCATCGAGCAGATCACCGACCACCTGCGCACCAACAAGAAAGATTTCCACTCCCGCACCGGCTTGCTCAAGCTGGTCGGTAAGCGCCGCCGCCTGGAGGCCTATCTCCGCAACCGCGACGTCGTCAAGTACCGCCAGCTCATCCAGCGGCTCGGCATCCGCGAAGTGAAGCCGAAGTAA
- the mntR gene encoding manganese-binding transcriptional regulator MntR, with product MISTAERFRRVREDHSRETAEDYVELIQALTAETGEARAVDMAARLGVSQVTVTKTIQRLMRDGLVTTQPYRAVFLTEEGQRMAEESRRRHQVVVGFLLALGVGDATAETDAEGIEHHVSDETLEAMRRFTARKV from the coding sequence TTGATCAGCACTGCCGAGCGCTTCCGACGGGTCCGCGAGGACCATAGCCGTGAGACCGCCGAAGACTACGTGGAACTCATTCAAGCCCTTACCGCCGAGACCGGCGAGGCGAGGGCGGTCGACATGGCCGCACGACTAGGTGTCAGCCAGGTGACGGTGACGAAGACCATCCAACGCCTGATGCGTGACGGATTGGTGACGACCCAGCCCTACCGCGCGGTGTTCTTGACCGAGGAGGGTCAACGAATGGCGGAAGAGTCGCGCCGGCGACACCAAGTCGTCGTCGGCTTTCTCTTGGCGCTCGGCGTCGGCGACGCGACCGCGGAAACCGACGCCGAAGGTATCGAGCACCACGTCTCCGACGAGACCCTGGAAGCCATGCGGCGGTTCACCGCCCGAAAGGTCTGA
- a CDS encoding PD40 domain-containing protein, protein MYSVLSASNLYTIHKMNMDGTNNTVVGATAFSNFNPTMDGAKTTLVYETDRNPFVQVYKSALNGSSEAHLASSSSDDDQPVISLDGSKIVFRSGRNGTPGIFLMNSDGSGITQVASGFVEAPSLSANGSLVLYSSTNSGPAQIFRVNADGSGTVSLSNNLNVDDFDPAYNHTGTKICFVRIEQATVARLWVMNADGTGQAKVVDLGGPVQSPSFSPDGTRIIFMYDDGTGWDICSVKTDGTGFLRLTSTIGVDEFKTNGFVSP, encoded by the coding sequence GTGTATTCCGTGCTCTCGGCCAGCAACCTCTACACGATCCACAAGATGAACATGGACGGCACCAACAACACCGTGGTGGGGGCGACTGCATTCAGCAATTTCAACCCGACGATGGACGGCGCCAAGACGACCCTGGTCTACGAGACCGACCGCAACCCGTTCGTCCAGGTCTACAAGAGTGCCCTCAACGGCTCCAGTGAGGCCCACCTGGCTTCGAGCAGTTCCGACGACGACCAACCGGTCATCAGCCTTGACGGCTCGAAGATCGTGTTCCGCAGCGGCCGTAACGGCACGCCGGGCATTTTCCTCATGAACAGCGACGGCTCGGGCATCACCCAGGTGGCGAGCGGGTTTGTCGAGGCGCCAAGCCTGAGCGCCAACGGCAGCCTCGTCCTCTACTCCAGCACGAACAGCGGCCCCGCCCAGATCTTCCGGGTGAACGCCGACGGTTCGGGCACAGTCAGCCTGTCGAACAACCTGAACGTCGACGACTTCGACCCCGCCTACAATCACACCGGCACCAAGATCTGCTTTGTGCGCATCGAGCAGGCGACAGTGGCTCGGCTGTGGGTGATGAACGCCGACGGTACGGGCCAGGCCAAGGTCGTCGACCTAGGCGGCCCGGTTCAGTCCCCGTCCTTCTCGCCCGACGGGACCCGGATCATCTTCATGTACGACGACGGCACGGGCTGGGACATCTGCTCGGTCAAGACGGACGGGACAGGGTTCCTCCGGCTGACGAGCACGATCGGTGTCGACGAGTTCAAGACGAACGGGTTCGTCTCCCCGTGA
- the folK gene encoding 2-amino-4-hydroxy-6-hydroxymethyldihydropteridine diphosphokinase, whose protein sequence is MAVALGANLGPAEQTLGQALVRLAAILDGMSTSGLYKTAPMYVTEQPDYLNAVAVGHTTLGPLALVAWCKQTERELGRRPGEPNGPRLIDLDVLQYGCLQLESPCLRVPHPRAHERRFVMEPWAEADPDATLPGGRRILDWRADPELTGQAVKRASDAPVPVPGC, encoded by the coding sequence GTGGCAGTCGCCCTGGGGGCGAACCTCGGGCCGGCGGAGCAGACCCTCGGCCAGGCGCTGGTGCGCCTGGCCGCAATTCTTGACGGGATGAGCACAAGCGGACTCTACAAGACCGCGCCGATGTACGTGACCGAGCAACCCGACTACCTGAACGCGGTGGCGGTGGGTCACACCACGCTCGGCCCACTGGCCCTGGTCGCTTGGTGCAAGCAGACTGAGCGCGAATTGGGACGGCGGCCCGGCGAACCGAACGGCCCTCGACTCATCGACCTCGACGTCCTGCAGTACGGTTGCCTCCAGCTTGAGTCTCCCTGCCTGCGCGTCCCCCATCCCCGCGCCCATGAACGGCGGTTTGTCATGGAACCTTGGGCGGAGGCCGACCCCGACGCCACTTTGCCGGGCGGGAGGCGTATCCTGGATTGGCGGGCCGACCCGGAGCTGACGGGCCAGGCCGTGAAGAGAGCAAGCGATGCCCCTGTACCGGTTCCAGGCTGTTGA
- a CDS encoding polyribonucleotide nucleotidyltransferase, with protein MIITHTFEVGGKTLSLETGRVAKQAGGAVLLGMDETVVLGTATMSKTAREGIDFLPLVCDFEERKYAVGRIPGGFIKRGGRPSDKAVLISRLIDRPIRPLFPKGMRNDVQVITMAFSVDKQCPPDVLAVCAAGAALSVSDIPFAGPVAGVRVGYIDDQFVLFPSNEQLKSSKLDLVVAGHKNAISMVESGASEVSEDLMIKALGVAHKAIQEICKEFEVFAKKVGKAKREPIIAGVDTELAEEIKKKEAKTIEKGLFDPDKAKRESAMDDVIKEITEKYKEKLAGDEAKIKALPGAVDKAVKETIRKFVIEDEKRPDGRGLKDIRPLEAVAGLLPRVHGSGLFTRGQTQVMTVLTLGMPKDAQMQDTLDEEDEDKRYMHFYNFPPYSVGEVRMLRGAGRREVGHGALAERALKPVIPLDDPEFPYTLHLISEVLESNGSTSMASVCGSTLALMDAGVPIKAPVAGIAMGLMSDGKKFKVLTDIQGVEDFTGDMDFKVAGTRKGITALQLDTKLDGIPEKVLADALRQALEARLQILDVIEAEIPAPRNTLSRSAPRIQVVQVNPEKIGALIGPGGANIRKITETTGAQVDIQQDGRVLVASDNGEAAIAAIELIRASTLVVEVGMEFSGPVTRIMGRGAMVQMPGGKDGMVPTDQLTTQRIRRPDDVVREGDVIKVRVAEIDGMGRVNLTAIGLNPDNPKLNGNAVISETDDRPPFRDRDDRRGGGRDRDRRGGGRDRDRGGYRDRDRGPRDNEASEAPDRAAVTQADDNGGDAAEFPKKSRGDDEVNPRFRPRR; from the coding sequence ATGATCATCACCCACACCTTCGAGGTCGGGGGCAAGACGCTCTCCCTCGAAACTGGCCGCGTGGCCAAACAAGCGGGTGGCGCCGTCCTTTTGGGCATGGACGAGACCGTCGTCCTCGGCACCGCCACCATGAGCAAGACCGCCCGTGAGGGCATCGACTTCCTGCCGCTCGTCTGCGACTTCGAAGAGCGCAAGTACGCGGTCGGGCGCATCCCCGGCGGCTTTATCAAGCGCGGCGGCCGCCCCAGCGACAAAGCCGTCTTGATCTCCCGCCTGATCGACCGGCCGATCCGCCCGCTCTTCCCGAAAGGCATGCGCAACGACGTCCAGGTCATCACGATGGCCTTTAGCGTCGACAAGCAGTGTCCGCCCGACGTCTTGGCCGTGTGCGCCGCCGGCGCCGCCCTGAGCGTCAGCGACATCCCCTTCGCCGGTCCCGTCGCCGGCGTCCGCGTCGGCTACATCGACGACCAGTTCGTCCTCTTCCCCAGCAACGAGCAGCTCAAGTCCAGCAAGCTGGACCTGGTCGTCGCCGGTCACAAGAACGCGATCAGCATGGTGGAGTCGGGTGCGAGCGAAGTCAGCGAAGACCTGATGATCAAGGCCCTTGGCGTCGCCCACAAGGCGATCCAAGAGATCTGCAAGGAGTTCGAGGTCTTCGCCAAGAAGGTCGGCAAGGCCAAGCGCGAACCGATCATCGCCGGTGTCGACACGGAGTTGGCCGAGGAGATCAAGAAGAAGGAGGCCAAGACCATCGAAAAGGGCCTCTTCGACCCCGACAAGGCCAAGCGTGAGTCCGCGATGGACGACGTGATCAAGGAGATCACCGAGAAGTACAAAGAGAAGCTCGCCGGCGACGAGGCCAAGATCAAGGCACTTCCGGGTGCCGTCGACAAGGCGGTCAAAGAGACGATCCGGAAGTTCGTCATCGAGGACGAAAAGCGGCCCGACGGACGCGGCCTCAAGGACATCCGTCCGCTCGAAGCGGTCGCCGGACTTCTTCCCCGGGTGCACGGCTCCGGCCTCTTCACCCGCGGGCAGACGCAGGTCATGACCGTCCTCACCTTGGGCATGCCGAAGGACGCCCAGATGCAAGACACGCTGGACGAGGAAGACGAAGACAAGCGCTACATGCACTTCTACAACTTCCCGCCCTACTCGGTCGGTGAAGTCCGCATGCTGCGTGGCGCCGGTCGCCGCGAGGTCGGCCACGGCGCTCTGGCCGAGCGCGCCCTCAAGCCGGTGATCCCCCTTGACGACCCAGAGTTCCCCTACACGCTCCACCTCATCTCCGAGGTGCTCGAGTCCAACGGTTCGACCTCGATGGCCTCAGTCTGTGGCTCCACCCTGGCCCTGATGGACGCGGGCGTCCCGATCAAGGCTCCCGTGGCCGGCATCGCCATGGGCCTGATGAGTGACGGCAAGAAGTTCAAGGTCCTCACCGACATCCAAGGCGTCGAAGACTTCACCGGCGACATGGACTTTAAGGTCGCGGGCACCCGCAAGGGCATCACCGCGCTCCAGTTGGACACGAAGCTCGACGGCATTCCCGAAAAGGTGCTCGCCGACGCCTTGCGCCAAGCCCTGGAGGCCCGTCTCCAAATCCTTGACGTCATCGAGGCCGAGATCCCTGCGCCCAGGAACACCCTCAGCCGGTCGGCGCCGCGTATCCAGGTCGTCCAAGTCAACCCCGAGAAGATCGGCGCCCTCATCGGCCCCGGCGGTGCGAACATCCGCAAGATCACCGAGACCACCGGGGCGCAGGTCGACATCCAGCAGGACGGCCGCGTCTTGGTCGCCAGCGACAACGGCGAGGCGGCCATCGCCGCCATCGAGCTCATCCGCGCATCGACCCTCGTGGTCGAAGTCGGCATGGAGTTCAGCGGCCCCGTGACGCGCATCATGGGCCGGGGCGCCATGGTGCAGATGCCCGGTGGCAAGGACGGCATGGTCCCCACCGACCAGCTGACCACCCAACGCATCCGACGGCCCGACGACGTGGTGCGCGAGGGCGACGTGATCAAGGTCCGCGTGGCCGAGATCGACGGGATGGGCCGCGTGAACCTTACCGCCATCGGCCTGAACCCGGACAATCCCAAGCTCAACGGTAACGCTGTCATCAGCGAGACTGACGACCGTCCCCCCTTCCGCGACCGTGACGACCGCCGAGGTGGCGGGCGTGACCGCGACCGCCGGGGCGGCGGGCGAGACCGCGACCGTGGCGGCTACCGGGACCGCGACCGCGGGCCCCGCGATAACGAGGCGTCGGAGGCCCCCGACCGGGCGGCCGTGACCCAGGCGGACGACAACGGCGGCGACGCCGCCGAGTTCCCGAAGAAGTCCCGCGGTGACGACGAGGTCAACCCTCGCTTCCGCCCGCGCCGCTGA
- a CDS encoding NAD(P)-dependent glycerol-3-phosphate dehydrogenase: protein MTVTVVGAGSWGTALAILLGRNGHDVALVGRDNDGTRSMRSCRENLRYLPGHRLPEEVSVYIEDEARPEAEMAVLAVPASAVQDSARGLGPTPVVVLASKGLEPTGTGVLSDAVGLVRPESKLAVLSGPNLAVELAKGVPTASVAASPDEETSHLVRNAFKGPNLRVYSSRDMRGVEIAGALKNVVAIGAGISDGLGFGDNTKGALVARGLNEMARLGVAMGGQIETFMGIAGVGDLFATASSRLSRNYRVGAAVGSGKSLQVAVDDLGGQIAEGVATCRIACQLARRMQVDLPIFGALELVLAGRLSPKEAVLRLMERSTPDEGVTTQR from the coding sequence ATGACGGTGACGGTTGTGGGGGCGGGCAGTTGGGGGACCGCTTTGGCGATCCTCCTGGGTCGCAACGGCCACGATGTCGCCTTGGTCGGCCGCGACAACGACGGGACACGGTCGATGAGGTCGTGCCGGGAGAACCTCCGGTACCTGCCGGGGCACCGGCTGCCCGAGGAGGTCTCGGTGTACATCGAGGACGAGGCCCGGCCCGAGGCCGAGATGGCCGTGCTCGCCGTCCCCGCGTCGGCAGTCCAGGACTCCGCCAGGGGCCTCGGACCGACCCCGGTGGTCGTCTTGGCGTCCAAGGGCCTGGAGCCCACGGGTACGGGCGTGCTCAGCGACGCGGTGGGGCTGGTGAGGCCGGAGTCCAAGTTGGCGGTGTTGAGCGGCCCCAACCTCGCTGTCGAACTGGCCAAGGGGGTGCCGACGGCCTCGGTCGCGGCGAGTCCTGACGAAGAGACGTCCCACCTGGTCCGTAACGCCTTTAAGGGGCCTAACTTGCGCGTCTATTCAAGCCGCGACATGCGCGGCGTCGAAATCGCCGGTGCGCTCAAGAACGTCGTGGCGATCGGGGCGGGGATCAGCGACGGCCTTGGGTTTGGTGACAACACGAAAGGAGCCCTCGTCGCCCGTGGGCTGAACGAGATGGCCCGGCTTGGCGTCGCGATGGGTGGGCAGATCGAGACGTTCATGGGTATCGCCGGGGTCGGCGACCTGTTCGCCACGGCGAGCTCCCGGCTTAGCCGCAATTACCGGGTGGGGGCTGCCGTCGGCTCGGGCAAGTCTCTCCAGGTCGCCGTCGACGACCTGGGAGGACAAATTGCCGAGGGTGTCGCGACCTGCCGCATCGCCTGTCAATTGGCCCGGCGGATGCAGGTCGACCTTCCGATATTTGGCGCACTCGAACTGGTCTTGGCGGGTCGGTTGAGCCCCAAGGAAGCCGTGCTCCGTCTCATGGAAAGAAGCACTCCCGACGAAGGGGTGACCACGCAGCGTTGA
- a CDS encoding type II secretion system F family protein, with product MPLYRFQAVDAEGQSTGGTLDAPSPGHVARTLADRGLQVKSVRPADLVAQPSVTPAPVVAASRPVVSTSSPAVGPVFHTGRAKNSELSFLFLQIGSLWRAAVAPTVALTQLAAQERNPAIAQALRHMASHTAERGSLAEAMAAFPDVFPEGAVGAIAAGEAGGYVPEAATELGERFRAAHKVGWAARFFRWSAFYLGFVGLPFVMAVTSGMMKLVDTAVNGTQQTTPAQLLGTFVTTSVTKFFTSWPVIVLAVGCAVYFVSGWWLRQTAQRPLRHRWGYRLPVFGQFARQENLSVFSSHMERLSAAGISPRQSWELAARAVPNHEFSAMLQGALATTGHETPFSDIAARSGIVPPEQASLIRTGEMTGSLPDAFRHMALMARDSAQSWQRGRMYTLWLAAFLLCMLGGLVGAATFWAGYYNQVINSALQE from the coding sequence ATGCCCCTGTACCGGTTCCAGGCTGTTGACGCGGAGGGCCAGTCGACCGGCGGCACGCTGGACGCGCCGTCGCCGGGCCACGTCGCGCGGACCCTTGCCGACCGGGGCCTCCAGGTGAAGTCCGTCCGCCCGGCCGACCTCGTCGCCCAGCCTTCTGTGACGCCTGCACCGGTCGTCGCCGCTTCACGTCCGGTGGTTTCCACGTCCAGCCCCGCGGTCGGGCCCGTGTTCCACACCGGACGGGCGAAGAACAGTGAGCTGAGCTTCCTTTTCCTCCAGATCGGCAGCCTATGGCGTGCGGCGGTCGCCCCGACGGTCGCCCTGACCCAACTGGCGGCGCAAGAGCGTAACCCGGCCATCGCCCAGGCCCTGCGGCATATGGCCTCCCACACTGCCGAACGGGGCAGCCTGGCCGAGGCGATGGCGGCGTTTCCCGACGTCTTCCCCGAGGGGGCGGTCGGGGCCATAGCGGCGGGAGAGGCAGGGGGCTACGTCCCCGAGGCGGCCACCGAACTCGGCGAGCGGTTCCGGGCGGCCCACAAGGTGGGGTGGGCGGCAAGGTTCTTCCGCTGGTCGGCGTTCTACCTGGGCTTTGTCGGGCTGCCGTTTGTCATGGCGGTCACGTCGGGGATGATGAAGCTGGTCGACACGGCGGTGAACGGCACCCAGCAGACCACTCCCGCCCAGTTGCTCGGCACGTTCGTCACGACCTCGGTGACGAAGTTCTTCACCTCGTGGCCGGTCATCGTCCTGGCCGTCGGATGCGCCGTCTATTTCGTCTCCGGCTGGTGGCTCCGCCAGACCGCCCAGCGGCCCCTTCGCCACCGCTGGGGTTACCGACTCCCCGTGTTCGGTCAGTTTGCCCGACAGGAGAACCTCTCGGTGTTCAGCAGCCACATGGAGCGGTTGAGTGCGGCGGGGATCAGCCCTCGGCAGTCATGGGAGCTCGCCGCGCGGGCGGTCCCGAACCACGAGTTCAGCGCGATGCTGCAAGGCGCCCTCGCCACCACCGGGCATGAGACGCCGTTCTCGGACATCGCGGCGCGGTCGGGGATCGTCCCCCCGGAACAGGCCTCCCTCATCCGCACCGGAGAGATGACCGGCTCGTTGCCCGACGCCTTCCGTCACATGGCCCTGATGGCACGTGACAGCGCCCAATCGTGGCAGAGGGGGAGGATGTACACCTTGTGGCTGGCCGCGTTCCTCCTGTGCATGCTCGGAGGACTTGTCGGTGCGGCGACGTTTTGGGCCGGTTACTACAACCAAGTCATCAACAGTGCCCTTCAGGAGTAG